The following are encoded in a window of Halosolutus halophilus genomic DNA:
- a CDS encoding DUF7344 domain-containing protein, with translation MVECPIIDEDGNISCECDTDTVLRLLADNRRRTIVSVLDAHDDTEIEVERLAATLSTVTEVKETDRWKTELHHVHLPSLEDGKLIDYDQQSETVRYYQCELASTVLDASEPDEIG, from the coding sequence ATGGTTGAGTGTCCGATCATCGACGAAGACGGGAATATCAGTTGTGAATGCGATACGGACACCGTCCTTCGCCTACTCGCGGATAACCGTCGCCGGACGATCGTCTCCGTGCTGGACGCCCACGACGACACCGAGATCGAGGTCGAACGACTGGCAGCGACCCTGTCCACGGTGACCGAGGTGAAAGAGACCGACCGCTGGAAAACGGAACTCCATCACGTCCACTTACCGTCGCTCGAAGACGGGAAACTGATCGACTACGACCAACAGAGCGAGACGGTCCGATACTACCAGTGCGAACTGGCCTCGACCGTTCTCGACGCGTCTGAACCGGACGAGATCGGGTGA
- a CDS encoding SHOCT domain-containing protein, whose amino-acid sequence MATDDSIVRTLLLIIALVLLLPFLLMVLMAPTMGMWGGGHMWDGGMWNGTTGAWMGIVMWLVFLLVILGIGYLLYRAIQEPGDESDAAIEELRTAYARGDLSEEEYENRRERLERDR is encoded by the coding sequence ATGGCAACTGACGACTCGATCGTTCGAACGCTCCTGCTCATCATCGCCCTCGTCCTGCTCCTGCCGTTCCTGCTGATGGTACTGATGGCGCCGACGATGGGCATGTGGGGAGGTGGACACATGTGGGACGGCGGGATGTGGAACGGCACGACGGGTGCGTGGATGGGAATCGTGATGTGGCTCGTGTTCTTGCTGGTGATACTCGGAATCGGCTACCTGCTGTACCGGGCGATTCAGGAGCCCGGAGACGAATCCGACGCCGCGATCGAGGAGTTGCGAACGGCCTACGCTCGCGGCGACCTCTCCGAGGAGGAGTACGAGAATCGCCGCGAGCGACTCGAACGGGATCGATGA
- a CDS encoding universal stress protein codes for MHVLVPVDDSDPARAALEHAITTFPDAEITVLHVINPSISAYDGDVPYNFQRAVEAEEEEAERLFDAAREFGEEHDASIATETIVGAPARGIVEFADDADVDGIVLGSHGRSGISRVLLGSVAEQVVRRASVPVTVVR; via the coding sequence ATGCACGTCCTTGTCCCGGTCGACGACTCCGACCCGGCGCGAGCGGCACTCGAACACGCTATCACGACGTTTCCCGACGCGGAGATCACGGTCCTGCACGTGATCAACCCGTCGATATCCGCCTACGACGGGGACGTCCCGTACAACTTCCAGCGGGCCGTCGAAGCCGAGGAAGAGGAGGCCGAACGGCTGTTCGACGCCGCACGAGAGTTCGGCGAGGAACACGACGCGTCGATCGCGACCGAGACGATCGTCGGCGCACCAGCCCGGGGAATCGTCGAGTTCGCCGACGACGCCGACGTCGACGGGATCGTCCTCGGCAGTCACGGCCGGTCGGGCATCTCGCGCGTCCTGCTCGGCAGCGTCGCGGAACAGGTCGTGCGACGCGCGTCGGTACCGGTGACGGTCGTCCGGTGA
- a CDS encoding CBS domain-containing protein produces the protein MNVREIVADEFETYDESTPVSKLRGAFEETGQQTLLIARDGAFEGIVTRRDVISSHQKTSRKAASLVRPVPTIGRDEDVREVARLMIAGDTRVLPVLEGDDLAGVVRADDLLEQVQPYLSVLAVDDVATREVVTVRPDESLGAALSTFRTERIQHLPVTESGSDGVVGIVSLADVLEFVTRELQRSQGGDPAANVDAASGGHHGGFGAREGESDDLLSLPVRNVMVETLGTARASETIDETLATMVEHGASSSIVLDEDGNLDGIVTKTDLLESLTWTDEGRLPIQVYGADLLTDLSRSELADRIEAVAGKYEDMRVLEAKVHLQKHTEQLRGVPLLLARVRLYTDKGLFVASGEGYGDGHAVSLALNAVERQILEGKTHALNERTGDDADVAKMYGWWLSE, from the coding sequence ATGAACGTTCGCGAAATCGTTGCCGACGAGTTCGAGACGTACGACGAGTCGACGCCGGTGTCGAAACTCCGCGGCGCGTTCGAGGAGACCGGTCAGCAGACGCTGTTGATCGCCCGGGACGGCGCGTTCGAGGGGATCGTCACTCGGCGGGACGTCATCTCGTCCCACCAGAAGACCTCCCGGAAGGCGGCGTCGCTCGTCCGCCCGGTCCCGACGATCGGTCGCGACGAGGACGTCCGAGAGGTCGCGCGGCTCATGATCGCCGGCGACACCAGGGTCCTTCCGGTGCTCGAGGGCGACGACCTCGCCGGTGTCGTCCGTGCGGACGACCTCCTGGAGCAGGTCCAGCCGTACCTGTCGGTGCTCGCGGTCGACGACGTCGCGACGAGAGAGGTCGTCACCGTGCGCCCGGACGAGTCGCTGGGTGCGGCGCTCTCGACGTTCCGAACCGAGCGCATCCAGCACCTGCCCGTCACCGAATCCGGGTCCGACGGGGTCGTCGGCATCGTGAGTCTCGCCGACGTCCTCGAGTTCGTCACGCGGGAACTCCAGCGGTCGCAGGGCGGCGATCCGGCGGCCAACGTGGACGCCGCGTCCGGCGGCCACCACGGCGGGTTCGGCGCCCGGGAGGGCGAGAGCGACGACCTGCTCAGCCTGCCGGTGCGTAACGTGATGGTCGAGACCCTCGGAACGGCACGGGCGAGCGAGACGATCGACGAGACGCTCGCGACGATGGTCGAGCACGGGGCCTCCTCGTCGATCGTTCTCGACGAGGACGGCAACCTCGACGGGATCGTCACGAAGACGGACCTGCTCGAGTCGCTGACCTGGACCGACGAGGGACGGCTCCCGATCCAGGTGTACGGCGCGGACCTCCTGACGGACCTCTCCCGATCGGAACTGGCCGATCGGATCGAGGCGGTCGCGGGGAAGTACGAGGACATGCGCGTCCTCGAGGCCAAGGTCCACCTCCAGAAGCACACCGAGCAACTCCGGGGCGTTCCCCTGCTGCTCGCCCGGGTTCGCCTCTACACCGACAAGGGGCTGTTCGTTGCCTCCGGTGAGGGGTACGGTGACGGCCACGCCGTGTCGCTCGCCCTGAACGCGGTCGAACGCCAGATCCTCGAGGGGAAGACCCACGCCCTGAACGAGAGGACCGGCGACGACGCGGACGTCGCCAAGATGTACGGCTGGTGGCTCAGCGAGTAG
- a CDS encoding pyridoxamine 5'-phosphate oxidase family protein yields the protein MDRIEYVYTFGMEADEIERRLEAGAVGVLGLADDSSAYAIPVDYHYDGESLYIRLADDGSSTKIEYVETTTDACLCLYSDGSGTDSWSVLVRGPLRKLTDAEREAFDAMTLNESFHRLHVFDQDVEAIDLEIYELEIESITGRKTGE from the coding sequence ATGGACAGAATCGAGTACGTGTACACGTTCGGCATGGAGGCCGACGAAATCGAACGCCGCCTCGAAGCGGGAGCGGTCGGAGTCCTGGGGCTCGCGGACGACTCGTCCGCGTACGCAATCCCGGTGGACTATCACTACGACGGCGAGTCGCTGTATATCCGGTTGGCGGACGACGGGTCGAGTACGAAGATAGAGTACGTCGAGACGACGACCGACGCCTGCCTGTGTCTCTACAGCGACGGTTCCGGCACGGATAGCTGGAGCGTGCTCGTCAGGGGTCCGTTGCGGAAACTCACCGATGCCGAACGGGAAGCGTTCGACGCAATGACGCTCAACGAGTCGTTCCACCGGCTGCACGTCTTCGACCAGGACGTCGAGGCGATCGACCTCGAGATCTACGAACTGGAGATCGAGTCGATCACCGGCCGGAAAACGGGCGAGTGA
- a CDS encoding ABC1 kinase family protein yields the protein MNGYYRRYLQVLVRFFPVAIAFLRDRRRFLLFGPSRTVSTAVHRARAERLTETMLDLGPAFIKVGQVLSTRPDIVPPTYVDVFATLQDEVPEDAGGDPFAVLETELGDEIDLETVEPVAGGSLAFVYTAEYEGDRIALKVRRPGLVAQIERDLRVIRGLLPLLTAFANERQRYSLENAADDFEEIILGELDFEREATIMAEIEDNFADDDRIVVPETYDELCSDRVVAMEYVEGRKITDERVLADLGMEPTEMATLIARTYLKMGLVDGVFHADPHPGNLAVTDEGRLVIYDYGMSQRLSQQEQEDITSLYRTLVRRDVDGLLNTLIALEVLEPSVDRVAVRRVLELVIDNLEGRSDVTWRLIIRELLSMLHDFPFRIPPNVMLLMRVGTVGEGVCRSLDPEFDFIAVTRSFLVDHGFIESEFEVLFEDVKRDLRESVPVLARVPARFDAVFGQLERGELVVRTDPIEPTPGGDPGVGYAVLAGALFVATAVLTFHAQPYELASLAAALVAALQYVRTRRSKGR from the coding sequence ATGAACGGGTACTACCGGCGCTATCTCCAGGTCCTCGTTCGGTTCTTCCCCGTCGCGATCGCCTTCCTGCGGGATCGGCGGCGGTTTCTGCTGTTCGGCCCGTCCCGGACGGTCTCCACGGCAGTCCACCGTGCCCGTGCCGAACGGCTCACCGAGACGATGCTCGACCTCGGGCCGGCGTTCATCAAGGTGGGGCAGGTACTCTCGACGCGACCGGACATCGTGCCGCCGACGTACGTCGACGTCTTCGCGACGCTGCAGGACGAGGTCCCCGAGGACGCGGGCGGCGATCCGTTCGCCGTCCTCGAAACGGAACTCGGCGACGAGATCGACCTGGAAACGGTCGAACCGGTCGCCGGCGGCTCGCTCGCGTTCGTCTACACCGCCGAGTACGAGGGCGATCGAATCGCCCTGAAAGTCCGCCGACCGGGGCTCGTGGCCCAGATCGAACGCGACCTGCGGGTCATCCGGGGACTCCTCCCACTGCTTACAGCCTTCGCCAACGAGCGCCAGCGGTACTCGCTCGAGAACGCGGCGGACGACTTCGAGGAGATCATCCTCGGGGAACTGGACTTCGAGCGCGAGGCGACGATCATGGCGGAGATCGAGGACAACTTCGCCGACGACGACCGGATCGTCGTCCCCGAAACGTACGACGAGTTGTGTTCCGATCGCGTGGTGGCGATGGAGTACGTCGAGGGCCGGAAGATCACCGACGAACGCGTCCTCGCCGACCTCGGGATGGAGCCGACGGAGATGGCGACGCTGATCGCCCGGACGTACCTGAAGATGGGGCTCGTCGACGGGGTGTTCCACGCGGATCCACACCCCGGCAACCTCGCGGTGACCGACGAGGGTCGGCTGGTCATCTACGACTATGGCATGAGTCAACGACTCAGCCAACAGGAACAGGAGGACATTACGAGCCTCTATCGAACCCTGGTTCGTCGCGACGTCGACGGTCTGTTGAACACGCTCATCGCGCTCGAGGTTCTCGAGCCGTCGGTCGATCGGGTCGCCGTCCGGCGGGTGCTCGAACTGGTGATCGACAATCTCGAGGGGCGATCGGACGTCACCTGGCGACTGATCATCAGGGAACTGCTCTCGATGCTGCACGACTTTCCGTTTCGCATCCCGCCGAACGTGATGTTGCTGATGCGGGTCGGAACGGTCGGCGAAGGGGTCTGCCGGAGTCTCGATCCCGAGTTCGACTTCATCGCCGTCACGCGATCGTTTCTCGTCGACCACGGGTTCATCGAGAGCGAGTTCGAGGTGCTGTTCGAGGACGTAAAGCGGGATCTCCGGGAGTCGGTACCCGTGCTGGCGCGGGTACCCGCCCGGTTCGACGCCGTCTTCGGACAACTCGAACGCGGCGAACTCGTCGTCAGGACCGATCCGATCGAACCGACGCCGGGCGGCGACCCGGGGGTCGGCTACGCCGTCCTCGCCGGGGCGCTGTTCGTCGCCACCGCCGTGCTGACGTTTCACGCCCAGCCGTACGAACTCGCCAGTCTGGCCGCGGCACTCGTCGCCGCGCTCCAGTACGTTCGAACGCGCCGATCGAAGGGGCGCTGA
- a CDS encoding HalOD1 output domain-containing protein: MAHPSQCECGNDTPAEIRPGERASDVVIRSVAAVTSREPLALSPLHNSIDAGALDRLVRDARAPEASHAPAPDASSTVTIRFEYEGCEVCVVDDAVHVKRR; this comes from the coding sequence ATGGCACACCCATCCCAGTGTGAGTGCGGGAACGATACGCCTGCCGAGATTCGTCCCGGCGAACGGGCGAGTGACGTCGTCATTCGTAGCGTCGCGGCCGTCACGAGCCGGGAACCGCTGGCCCTCTCGCCGCTCCACAACTCGATCGACGCGGGCGCGCTCGATCGACTCGTTCGAGACGCGCGGGCCCCGGAGGCGTCACACGCACCGGCCCCGGACGCGTCGAGTACCGTCACGATCCGCTTCGAGTACGAAGGGTGCGAGGTCTGCGTCGTTGACGACGCCGTCCACGTGAAGCGACGGTGA
- a CDS encoding carotenoid oxygenase family protein, whose protein sequence is MTVSGVGFHSLTTELHDHHPTVEGTIPDWLSGTLVRNGPGRFEAGDRRVNHWFDGLAMLRRYAFDDGRLRYSNRFLRTDAYEEAMDGRLTGQFGTDTRGWRRILETITSLGVPDPTDNANVHVARIDGEYVALTESPCRVAFDLETLETRGRFRFHDDLTEHITAAHLVDDPHRDELVGFATQFGLTPRYHLYRLPRGRRTRERIASIDANGPAYVHDCSVTADHVVIVESPLVLSVLRAANPFAEGAIDMLDWQPERDTRVLVVDRDTGDLVADPTLDPAFTFHHVNAYVDGGTIVLDLVEFPDGDIVDTMSLSELEGDGFPAVPDARLVRYRIDPDANTVSRTRLYDGGMEMPRVARSVVGRRHRYAYGQATDRAGANGLVKVDCETGTAREWWERSVYVEEPVPVQHPEADDEDDGVVLATALDTERERTLLMIFDAATLDVRARAVLPHAEPFGFHGRFFRDA, encoded by the coding sequence GTGACAGTATCCGGCGTCGGCTTTCACTCGCTGACCACTGAACTCCACGACCACCACCCGACGGTCGAGGGCACCATCCCCGACTGGCTCTCCGGGACGCTGGTTCGCAACGGCCCCGGCCGCTTCGAAGCGGGCGACCGCCGAGTCAACCACTGGTTCGACGGGTTAGCGATGCTCCGCCGCTACGCCTTCGACGACGGCCGACTCCGCTATTCGAACCGGTTCCTCCGCACCGATGCCTACGAGGAGGCGATGGACGGTCGGCTGACCGGCCAGTTCGGCACTGACACGCGGGGCTGGCGGCGCATCCTCGAGACGATCACCTCGCTCGGGGTGCCCGACCCGACCGACAACGCGAACGTTCACGTCGCCCGCATCGACGGCGAGTACGTCGCGCTCACCGAGTCCCCGTGCCGGGTCGCCTTCGACCTCGAGACGCTCGAGACACGCGGGCGTTTTCGGTTCCACGACGACCTGACTGAGCACATCACGGCCGCGCACCTCGTCGACGACCCCCACCGCGACGAACTGGTCGGCTTCGCCACGCAGTTCGGTCTGACGCCACGATACCACCTCTACCGTCTCCCACGGGGACGTCGTACGCGCGAACGCATCGCCTCCATCGACGCGAACGGGCCGGCGTACGTGCACGACTGCAGCGTCACCGCCGATCACGTCGTCATCGTGGAGTCGCCGCTCGTCCTCTCGGTGCTCCGCGCAGCGAATCCGTTCGCGGAGGGCGCGATCGACATGCTCGACTGGCAGCCGGAGCGCGACACGCGCGTGCTCGTGGTCGACCGCGATACCGGCGACCTCGTGGCCGACCCGACGCTCGATCCGGCCTTCACGTTCCACCACGTCAACGCCTACGTCGACGGCGGGACGATCGTCCTCGACCTCGTGGAGTTCCCGGACGGCGACATCGTCGACACCATGTCGCTGTCCGAACTCGAGGGCGACGGCTTTCCGGCCGTGCCCGACGCCCGCCTGGTGCGGTACCGCATCGACCCCGACGCGAACACGGTCAGCCGGACGCGACTCTACGACGGCGGGATGGAGATGCCGCGCGTCGCCCGCTCGGTCGTCGGCCGACGCCACCGCTACGCGTACGGTCAGGCGACCGATCGCGCGGGCGCGAACGGACTCGTCAAAGTGGACTGCGAGACGGGCACCGCCAGGGAGTGGTGGGAGCGCTCGGTCTACGTCGAGGAACCGGTCCCCGTCCAGCACCCCGAGGCCGACGACGAGGACGACGGCGTCGTGCTCGCGACGGCGCTGGACACCGAACGCGAGCGGACGCTGCTCATGATCTTCGATGCAGCGACGTTGGACGTTCGGGCGCGGGCGGTTCTCCCACACGCGGAACCTTTCGGCTTCCACGGCCGTTTCTTCCGGGACGCGTGA
- a CDS encoding NAD-dependent epimerase/dehydratase family protein yields the protein MHLLVTGGNGFIGRRICERAVADGHEVTSVARTGPPAQRHCGPWAADVTWVAADVFSPETWRDALPSVDCVVHSIGTISETPDAGGSFDRINGDSAIVAALEAERADVDRFVYISSSAKPPLVGQSYITARRRAERAIADLDMEVVVPRFGPVYGPDQPHFPELANWLFAAVGAFEPIARRLGDDRPFAVDRAAAAIYRLAAMPDPPASPVMAGTLADLA from the coding sequence ATGCACCTGCTGGTAACCGGCGGCAACGGCTTCATCGGCCGCCGCATCTGCGAGCGTGCCGTCGCGGACGGCCACGAGGTGACGAGCGTCGCACGAACCGGCCCACCCGCACAGCGCCACTGTGGGCCGTGGGCCGCCGACGTAACGTGGGTGGCCGCCGACGTGTTCAGCCCGGAGACGTGGCGCGATGCGCTGCCGAGCGTCGACTGCGTGGTGCACTCGATCGGAACCATCTCCGAGACTCCCGACGCCGGCGGGAGCTTCGATCGGATCAACGGCGATTCCGCGATCGTGGCTGCCCTCGAGGCCGAGCGGGCCGACGTCGACCGGTTCGTCTACATCTCCTCCTCGGCGAAGCCGCCACTGGTCGGCCAGTCGTACATCACTGCCCGCCGGCGCGCCGAGCGGGCCATCGCCGATCTCGACATGGAGGTGGTCGTCCCGCGCTTTGGCCCGGTGTACGGTCCCGACCAGCCACACTTTCCCGAACTGGCGAACTGGCTGTTCGCCGCAGTCGGAGCGTTCGAACCTATCGCGCGACGACTGGGCGACGATCGGCCCTTCGCCGTCGACAGAGCGGCGGCGGCGATCTATCGACTGGCGGCGATGCCCGACCCACCTGCCAGTCCCGTCATGGCGGGGACGCTCGCCGATCTCGCCTGA
- a CDS encoding FxsA family protein yields the protein MLRWIFALLLIPFLDAVLLALIVTQFGFVSWVGMILLVVLTGLVGMLLVRAEGRRTISKMQRSLAQGQPPTNELLDGGLLIAAGAFLLTPGLVTDLLGFLLVLPISRIPIRMGLKRFVIVPYADKKTGGFASGGVWTYGFPDDDAAPGPGADTAEPTDGGTYDLGEDAYTVDSGDDESYTIDFGENDRNGDGDEGDDRDPLAR from the coding sequence ATGCTTCGGTGGATCTTCGCGCTATTGCTCATCCCGTTTCTCGACGCAGTGCTACTCGCACTCATCGTCACCCAGTTCGGCTTCGTGAGCTGGGTCGGGATGATCCTGCTCGTCGTCCTGACTGGACTCGTCGGCATGCTGCTGGTCCGCGCCGAGGGTCGACGGACGATCAGCAAGATGCAGCGATCGCTGGCCCAGGGTCAGCCGCCGACGAACGAACTGCTTGACGGTGGCCTGCTCATCGCCGCCGGGGCCTTCCTGCTCACGCCTGGCCTGGTCACGGACCTGCTCGGGTTCCTGCTGGTGCTTCCGATCAGCCGGATCCCGATCCGGATGGGACTCAAGCGCTTCGTGATCGTCCCCTACGCGGACAAGAAGACGGGTGGCTTCGCGAGCGGCGGGGTCTGGACGTACGGCTTCCCCGACGACGACGCGGCTCCCGGTCCCGGAGCGGACACGGCCGAACCGACCGACGGCGGTACCTACGACCTCGGCGAGGACGCCTACACCGTCGACTCGGGCGACGACGAGTCGTACACGATCGACTTCGGCGAGAACGATCGGAACGGGGACGGAGACGAGGGAGACGATCGCGACCCCCTCGCTCGGTAG